In one window of Lepus europaeus isolate LE1 chromosome 14, mLepTim1.pri, whole genome shotgun sequence DNA:
- the LOC133773516 gene encoding basic salivary proline-rich protein 4-like, with amino-acid sequence MVSTSGTLETAKPDKSDCQAGLAAGPTRAPAPPASQAPPPTLSPLGRACPTVNEIDFRVSPSSQKARAREPPGHAPCQPRTPTPGAQDAVPPPRTHPAETLRQPPPLPRGPEPRPARRGRAWPPPSPTARAHAGPAHNRRPRGWGEGRARVPTAGSFCVNQGLRGLAGGEAGGRPARPAAALLSHTDWRAPGRPRSRGRGAALPAHRKSGRPAAEETQLGAAETRRPPQPQGGHGLRPRTRQEPPGPASAHPATPPTPPPQTPERLCATPRQPPRGRAPRRLTEDSARPRARRAPPALRPAPPRRDAEAARRALTRRRPRPARPRGLLSEGG; translated from the coding sequence CCGGACTGGCCGCAGGCCCAACCAGAGCCCCCGCGCCCCCCGCCTCGCAGGCGCCTCCCCCCACCTTGTCGCCCCTGGGGCGTGCGTGCCCTACAGTCAATGAAATCGACTTCCGTGTGTCCCCCTCCAGCCAGAAAGCGCGAGCGCGCGAGCCGCCGGGACACGCACCCTGCCAGCCCCGCACCCCGACCCCCGGGGCGCAGGACGCCGTCCCGCCACCGCGCACACACCCCGCCGAGACCCTGCGACAGCCGCCGCCTCTCCCCCGGGGGCCCGAGCCTCGCCCCGCACGTCGCGGCCGCGCGTGGCCGCCCCCTTCGCCCACGGCCCGCGCTCACGCCGGACCGGCACACAATCGGCGACCCCGGGGCTGGGGCGAGGGCCGGGCGCGGGTGCCCACGGCGGGGTCTTTCTGTGTCAATCAAGGACTCCGCGGGCTGGCAGGGGGCGAGGCCGGGGGTCGCCCCGCACGCCCCGCAGCGGCCTTGCTCTCCCACACGGACTGGCGCGCACCCGGGCGGCCTCGctcccgggggcggggcgcggcgctgCCCGCACACAGGAAGTCGGGGCGCCCCGCGGCTGAGGAGACCCAACTTGGGGCCGCTGAAACCCGCCGGCCGCCTCAGCCGCAGGGCGGCCACGGCCTCCGCCCCCGGACCCGGCAGGAgccgcccggcccggcctccGCACACCCCGCAACGCCCCCGACCCCACCGCCCCAGACCCCGGAGCGCCTTTGTGCAACGCCCCGCCAGCCTCCGCGGGGACGCGCGCCCCGCCGCCTTACCGAGGACTCCGCGCGGCCTCGCGCCAGGCGGGCACCCCCCGCTCTCCGGCCAGCCCCGCCGCGCCGGGACGCCGAGGCAGCCCGCAGAGCGCTCActcggcggcggccgcggccggcGCGTCCCCGCGGGCTGCTCTCCGAGGGAGGGTAA